A window of Brevibacterium ihuae contains these coding sequences:
- the dnaB gene encoding replicative DNA helicase encodes MSESNDWQRAEGGLRTPPQDLEAEQSVLGAMLLSKDAIADVVEGMRGEDFYKPAHETIYECILDLYARGEPADAVTVANSLSKAGALARIGGAAYLHTLMSSVPTAANAGFYGTIVRERALLRRLVEAGTRIVQMGYDAEGDTDELVNRAQSEIYQVTERRTAEDYVLLKEILETTAQEIERSGDHEGDTAGVPTGFTEFDQLTNGLHPGQMIVIAARPGVGKSTLALDMVRSAAIHSNQTTVIFSLEMGRIELTMRLLSAESSIKLQDLRRGELTPQDWTTLASTMARINEAPLFIDDSPNMALTEIRAKCRRLKQQHDLQMVVIDYLQLMSSGKRVESRQQEVSEFSRSLKLLAKELEVPVIALSQLNRSSEQRTDKRPMISDLRESGSIEQDADMVLLIHREDMYDKESPHAGEADIIVAKHRNGPTGDIKVAFQGARSRFANMPR; translated from the coding sequence ATGAGCGAATCGAACGACTGGCAGCGGGCCGAGGGCGGACTGCGGACGCCCCCGCAGGACCTCGAGGCCGAACAGAGCGTGCTCGGCGCGATGCTCCTGTCGAAGGACGCGATCGCCGACGTCGTCGAGGGCATGCGCGGTGAGGACTTCTACAAGCCGGCGCACGAGACGATCTACGAGTGCATCCTCGACCTCTATGCCCGCGGCGAGCCTGCCGACGCCGTGACCGTCGCGAACTCCCTGTCGAAGGCGGGCGCGCTCGCGCGGATCGGCGGTGCGGCCTATCTCCACACCCTGATGTCCTCGGTGCCGACGGCGGCGAACGCCGGCTTCTACGGCACGATCGTCCGCGAACGCGCATTGCTGCGCCGTCTCGTGGAGGCCGGCACCCGGATCGTGCAGATGGGCTACGACGCCGAAGGCGACACCGATGAGCTCGTCAACCGCGCCCAGTCGGAGATCTACCAGGTCACCGAACGGCGCACGGCAGAGGACTACGTGCTCCTCAAGGAGATCCTCGAGACCACCGCCCAGGAGATCGAGCGGTCCGGGGACCACGAGGGCGATACCGCCGGGGTGCCGACCGGCTTCACCGAGTTCGACCAGCTGACCAACGGACTCCACCCGGGGCAGATGATCGTCATCGCCGCGCGCCCCGGCGTGGGCAAGTCGACGCTGGCGCTCGACATGGTGCGCTCGGCGGCGATCCACTCGAATCAGACGACGGTGATCTTCTCGCTCGAGATGGGGCGCATCGAGCTGACGATGCGCCTGCTCAGTGCGGAGTCGAGCATCAAGCTGCAGGACCTGCGCCGCGGCGAGCTCACCCCGCAGGACTGGACGACGCTCGCGTCGACGATGGCGCGGATCAACGAGGCGCCGCTGTTCATCGACGACTCCCCGAACATGGCGCTCACCGAGATCCGCGCCAAGTGCCGACGGCTCAAGCAGCAGCACGATCTGCAGATGGTCGTCATCGACTACCTCCAGCTCATGAGCTCGGGCAAGCGCGTCGAATCGCGTCAGCAGGAGGTCTCGGAGTTCTCGCGCTCACTCAAGCTGCTGGCCAAGGAGCTCGAGGTGCCGGTCATCGCGCTGTCGCAGCTCAACCGGTCCTCCGAGCAGCGCACCGACAAGCGACCGATGATCTCCGACCTCCGCGAATCGGGATCGATCGAGCAGGACGCGGACATGGTGCTCCTCATCCACCGGGAGGACATGTACGACAAGGAATCCCCGCACGCCGGCGAGGCCGACATCATCGTCGCCAAGCACCGCAACGGGCCGACCGGCGACATCAAGGTCGCCTTCCAGGGCGCGCGGAGCCGCTTCGCGAACATGCCGAGGTAG
- a CDS encoding VOC family protein encodes MTDQTATRQRPTIDVTRDEHRRTTGELLPDDLRMDVVTLAVGDLGAMTAYYRDALGLVELTDTRHHAASDAPAMSVLGRGTTPLVVLEHRPGLPSASRHDAGLFHTAILFPTQAELAATVLSAARHPRSAFVGSSDHLVSEAFYFTDPEGNGIELYWDRPRKDWTWTGDQVAMDTIHLDPNEYLRMHLTNTGPGTPGGTGIENAAAEVGHVHLQVGDIRTAKQFYVETLGFEQTLMMPGALFVSAGGYHHHMAMNIWNSRGAGPRAASLGLGDVRIALPDRTSVEAVADRLRDRRIDFQDDGAAVRVLDPWNTPVTLSSEVVG; translated from the coding sequence ATGACCGACCAGACCGCGACCCGCCAGCGGCCCACGATCGACGTGACCCGGGACGAGCACCGCCGGACGACGGGCGAACTGCTGCCCGACGACCTCCGGATGGACGTCGTCACCCTCGCCGTCGGCGATCTGGGGGCGATGACCGCGTACTACCGCGATGCACTCGGCCTCGTGGAGCTCACCGACACCCGGCACCATGCCGCCTCGGACGCTCCGGCGATGTCCGTCCTCGGGCGCGGCACGACACCGCTCGTCGTTCTCGAGCACCGGCCGGGCCTCCCGTCCGCGTCCCGCCACGATGCGGGGCTCTTCCACACCGCGATCCTCTTCCCGACCCAGGCCGAGCTCGCCGCCACCGTGCTCTCCGCTGCCCGCCACCCGCGCTCGGCCTTCGTCGGCAGCTCCGACCACCTCGTCAGCGAGGCCTTCTACTTCACCGATCCGGAGGGCAACGGGATCGAGCTCTACTGGGACCGTCCGCGCAAGGACTGGACGTGGACCGGTGACCAGGTGGCGATGGACACGATCCATCTCGATCCGAACGAGTATCTGCGCATGCACCTGACGAATACCGGCCCCGGGACGCCGGGCGGAACCGGGATCGAGAACGCTGCGGCAGAGGTGGGCCACGTCCACCTGCAGGTCGGCGACATTCGCACCGCGAAGCAGTTCTACGTCGAGACCCTCGGGTTCGAGCAGACCCTGATGATGCCCGGCGCCCTGTTCGTCTCCGCCGGCGGATACCACCACCACATGGCGATGAACATCTGGAACAGCCGAGGCGCGGGCCCGCGGGCCGCGAGTCTGGGTCTGGGCGACGTGCGCATCGCGCTGCCGGACCGCACCTCGGTGGAGGCGGTCGCCGATCGCCTGCGCGACCGCCGCATCGACTTCCAGGACGACGGCGCCGCCGTCCGGGTCCTCGACCCGTGGAACACCCCGGTGACGCTCAGCTCCGAGGTCGTCGGCTGA
- a CDS encoding DEAD/DEAH box helicase translates to MVDALAADGKTEAFPIQQDTLPDTLAGRDVLGRGKTGSGKTLAFSIPMVTRLADESSSSARRPQRPRGMVLAPTRELATQIDAVLKPLAATYGMRTATIFGGVSAGKQINALKNGVDIIVACPGRLEDLLQQRVLTLDDVEITVLDEADHMADLGFLPGVTRLLQKTPRGGQRMFFSATLDNGVDVLVKRFLSNEIFHSVDDPTSHVSAMTHHVFEVENEDKKPLIAKLASGTGKRILFTRTKHQAKRLARQLTNQGIPARDLHGDLSQNQRDRNLGAFGSGEVRVLVATDVAARGVHVDSVELVVHVDPPAEHKAYLHRSGRTARAGSAGDVVTVMLPEQRKDTKDLLRKAAVKVQPVSVTAESDEVTRLVGTIAPHVEPAPRAPQQQGQGRGRSGGRSGSRGQGSSGRPSSQGRGSGGGRRRSGRSGRGGSRG, encoded by the coding sequence ATCGTCGACGCGCTTGCCGCCGACGGCAAGACCGAGGCCTTCCCGATCCAGCAGGACACCCTGCCCGACACCCTCGCCGGCCGTGACGTGCTGGGCCGCGGCAAGACCGGCTCCGGCAAGACCCTCGCGTTCTCCATCCCGATGGTCACGCGCCTCGCGGACGAGTCGAGCAGCTCCGCCCGCCGGCCGCAGCGCCCGCGCGGGATGGTGCTCGCTCCCACCCGTGAGCTCGCCACGCAGATCGATGCGGTGCTCAAGCCGCTCGCGGCGACCTACGGCATGCGGACCGCGACGATCTTCGGCGGAGTGAGCGCCGGCAAGCAGATCAACGCGCTGAAGAACGGGGTCGACATCATCGTCGCCTGCCCCGGCCGCCTCGAGGACCTGCTCCAGCAGCGGGTGCTCACGCTCGACGACGTCGAGATCACCGTGCTCGACGAGGCCGACCACATGGCCGACCTCGGCTTCCTCCCCGGTGTCACCCGCCTGCTCCAGAAGACGCCGAGAGGAGGGCAGCGGATGTTCTTCTCCGCGACCCTCGACAACGGCGTGGACGTCCTGGTCAAGCGCTTCCTCAGCAATGAGATCTTCCACTCGGTCGATGACCCGACCTCGCACGTGTCGGCGATGACCCACCACGTGTTCGAGGTCGAGAACGAGGACAAGAAGCCGCTCATCGCCAAACTCGCCTCAGGCACCGGCAAGCGGATCCTCTTCACCCGGACCAAGCACCAGGCCAAGCGGCTCGCCCGGCAGCTGACGAATCAGGGCATCCCGGCCCGGGACCTCCACGGCGACCTGTCGCAGAACCAGCGCGACCGGAACCTCGGCGCCTTCGGCAGCGGAGAGGTGCGCGTCCTCGTCGCCACCGACGTCGCCGCCCGCGGGGTGCACGTCGACTCCGTCGAGCTCGTCGTGCACGTCGACCCGCCGGCCGAGCACAAGGCGTACCTCCACCGCTCCGGCCGCACCGCGCGCGCCGGCAGCGCCGGCGACGTCGTCACCGTCATGCTCCCCGAGCAGCGCAAGGACACGAAGGATCTCCTGCGGAAGGCCGCGGTCAAGGTCCAACCGGTCAGCGTGACCGCGGAATCCGACGAGGTGACCCGGCTGGTCGGGACGATCGCGCCGCACGTCGAGCCCGCACCTCGGGCCCCGCAGCAGCAGGGACAGGGCCGGGGCCGTTCGGGCGGCCGGTCCGGTTCGCGCGGCCAGGGGTCGAGCGGACGCCCGAGCAGCCAGGGCCGAGGTTCCGGCGGCGGACGCCGCAGGAGCGGCCGATCGGGCCGGGGCGGCAGCAGAGGCTGA
- a CDS encoding C4-dicarboxylate ABC transporter substrate-binding protein translates to MRIRTGASRALATRNTKLLAGSVLATALLTVSGCAGSAGSGGGGGDGGGEGYEYGASQEEINEAIADLEPVTLTVQSGAPAENSVSGRRTMDYKRAIEEASNGQIEIEVIWGMAVAGYPEAVDAVADGRVDISYHLVSYEPQRFPEASAIGTALGSVPYSPLVGEMVANAVGSEIGWNDQALLDRYEGEGVTVITPILANGAYSLNCNSEINTADTLKGKQVRAGSAPQSQSLEHFGAVPTSLEFTEAFEALQRRTVDCDLSPMSAKEISGIYEAAPHLAYSTKANWPRFSATYLAGQKFNDLPLAYQQIIFDQGGTLVSGSTQSYVDSNAVHVTDLASVDGTIAEFDDAFQDELGNFLIELQDGSIEDGHLPEDIKEQIADLTDKWTQRVADLGYEDEGTMEEMDEWYSADDDWSAYAKDVYENTGALDHRPTE, encoded by the coding sequence TTGAGGATCCGCACGGGAGCGAGCCGAGCGCTCGCCACACGCAACACCAAGCTCCTCGCCGGCAGTGTTCTCGCCACTGCGCTGCTCACCGTCTCCGGCTGTGCCGGCAGCGCCGGCTCCGGCGGCGGCGGCGGAGATGGCGGCGGTGAGGGCTACGAGTACGGCGCCTCGCAGGAGGAGATCAACGAGGCCATCGCCGACCTCGAACCGGTGACGTTGACCGTCCAGTCCGGTGCGCCGGCGGAGAACTCGGTCTCAGGCCGTCGCACGATGGACTACAAGCGCGCGATCGAGGAGGCCTCGAACGGGCAGATCGAGATCGAGGTCATCTGGGGCATGGCCGTCGCGGGCTACCCCGAGGCGGTCGACGCCGTGGCGGACGGCCGCGTGGACATCTCCTACCACCTCGTGTCCTACGAACCGCAGCGCTTCCCCGAGGCCAGTGCGATCGGCACCGCGCTGGGCAGCGTCCCGTACTCGCCCCTGGTCGGTGAGATGGTGGCGAACGCCGTCGGATCCGAGATCGGCTGGAACGACCAGGCGCTGCTCGATCGCTACGAGGGCGAGGGCGTCACCGTCATCACCCCGATCCTCGCCAACGGCGCCTACTCGCTCAACTGCAACTCGGAGATCAACACTGCCGACACCCTCAAGGGCAAGCAGGTGCGTGCCGGCAGCGCCCCGCAGAGCCAGTCGCTCGAGCACTTCGGGGCGGTGCCGACGAGCCTCGAGTTCACCGAGGCGTTCGAGGCGCTGCAGCGGCGCACGGTCGACTGCGACCTGTCGCCGATGAGCGCGAAGGAGATCAGCGGCATCTACGAGGCCGCTCCGCATCTCGCGTACTCGACGAAGGCGAACTGGCCGCGGTTCTCCGCGACCTACCTCGCCGGACAGAAGTTCAACGACCTGCCGCTCGCCTACCAGCAGATCATCTTCGATCAGGGCGGAACGCTGGTGAGCGGCTCGACGCAGAGCTACGTCGACTCCAACGCCGTCCACGTCACCGACCTCGCGAGCGTCGACGGGACGATCGCGGAGTTCGACGACGCGTTCCAGGACGAGCTCGGGAACTTCCTCATCGAGCTCCAGGACGGCTCGATCGAGGACGGTCACCTGCCCGAGGACATCAAGGAGCAGATCGCGGATCTCACCGACAAGTGGACCCAGCGGGTCGCCGACCTCGGGTACGAGGACGAGGGCACGATGGAGGAGATGGACGAGTGGTACAGCGCCGACGACGACTGGTCGGCGTACGCCAAGGACGTCTACGAGAACACCGGAGCGCTCGACCACCGGCCCACCGAGTGA
- a CDS encoding C4-dicarboxylate ABC transporter substrate-binding protein, translating to MTISHHPRTRAAVAVSAFSALALTLTACAGSAGSGSGGGERGEGYAFGASQEEISAAIEDLEPVTVDYQIPATSMQSPQSPMGTHFKEAVEEMSDGKITVELQWNQSIASYDELHNALADGRVDMAFTLPSYDPARFPAFNALNQILAGDESTPVVGELVTNLAAAELSWNSPEILAEYEENDVTPFVPVMASGEYYTVCTDPATDLDAWQGLQVRVGSPAASDMVSHVGGSPVSIAGVEAYEALQRGTIDCSLAVLSDVVQGGFFEVAPNLGYTTSTSFPRVSGAILTGTDVEQMPLAYQQILFDSFSAYFHGQQVANINAKAEAVVAAKDQGVGIEEAAEDLQAEVNSFADGKRQEVADSGIIGDDILDRMATVREEWTTEVEELGFSDGGSLADMDEWYDMDTDFRPLGDAFMEKTMMDHRPS from the coding sequence ATGACGATCAGTCACCACCCCCGCACCCGCGCAGCCGTCGCCGTCTCCGCGTTCTCCGCCCTCGCGCTCACCCTCACCGCCTGCGCCGGCAGCGCGGGCAGCGGATCCGGGGGCGGCGAGCGCGGCGAGGGCTATGCGTTCGGCGCCTCCCAGGAGGAGATCTCCGCCGCCATCGAGGACCTCGAACCGGTGACGGTCGACTACCAGATCCCCGCCACCTCGATGCAGTCCCCGCAGTCCCCCATGGGCACCCACTTCAAGGAGGCCGTCGAGGAGATGTCCGACGGCAAGATCACCGTGGAGCTCCAGTGGAACCAGTCGATCGCCTCCTACGACGAGCTCCACAACGCCCTGGCCGACGGCCGCGTCGACATGGCCTTCACCCTGCCCTCCTACGACCCGGCCAGGTTCCCCGCCTTCAACGCCCTCAACCAGATCCTCGCCGGCGACGAGTCGACCCCTGTCGTGGGCGAGCTCGTCACCAACCTCGCGGCCGCGGAGCTGTCGTGGAACTCCCCGGAGATCCTCGCCGAGTACGAGGAGAACGACGTCACCCCGTTCGTGCCCGTCATGGCGTCGGGCGAGTACTACACCGTGTGCACCGATCCCGCGACGGACCTCGATGCCTGGCAGGGGCTGCAGGTGCGCGTCGGCTCTCCCGCGGCCTCCGACATGGTGAGCCACGTGGGCGGCTCCCCGGTGTCGATCGCCGGCGTCGAGGCCTACGAGGCGCTCCAGCGCGGCACGATCGACTGCTCGCTCGCCGTGCTCTCCGACGTGGTCCAGGGCGGATTCTTCGAGGTCGCTCCCAACCTCGGCTACACGACGTCGACGAGCTTCCCCCGCGTGTCCGGGGCGATCCTCACCGGCACCGACGTCGAGCAGATGCCGCTGGCCTACCAGCAGATCCTGTTCGACAGCTTCTCCGCGTACTTCCACGGCCAGCAGGTCGCGAACATCAACGCCAAGGCCGAGGCCGTCGTCGCGGCCAAGGACCAGGGAGTCGGCATCGAGGAGGCCGCCGAGGACCTCCAGGCCGAGGTCAACTCCTTCGCCGACGGCAAGCGCCAAGAGGTCGCCGACTCCGGCATCATCGGCGACGACATCCTCGACCGGATGGCGACCGTTCGCGAGGAGTGGACCACCGAGGTCGAGGAGCTCGGGTTCTCCGATGGCGGATCACTCGCGGACATGGACGAGTGGTACGACATGGACACCGACTTCCGGCCTCTCGGCGACGCCTTCATGGAGAAGACGATGATGGACCACCGCCCCAGCTGA
- a CDS encoding alcohol dehydrogenase: MSTIFAVDAPGRPADRRQVPTPEPSGHEVLLRVIASGVCHTDTHLQEGGYDLGSRGFLEMTSRGIDYPAVFGHEVVGEVVAVGPEAGGIAVGDVRLVYPWLGCGECPRCRAGQENYCPHSRALGVYASGGFAEHITVPDPRYLLDIGDLRPEAAATLACSGVTAYSAVSKATVYTDPDDPVVVIGAGGVGLMGIAMLKALGHRNIVAADTNPASLDIAAGMGATATVDTSGPDAAARVSEACGGPAPAAVDFVNTGDTVEIAFEVLGKGGTLVQVGLFGGEFRLPTVMMPLKILSLQGSFVGSLAELAEVVELARAGTLPTVPLIPGELSADGVNAGFDGLRRGIVRGRMVLTPGRPASPVPQDS; encoded by the coding sequence ATGAGCACGATCTTCGCGGTGGACGCACCGGGCCGCCCGGCCGACCGACGGCAGGTCCCGACCCCGGAGCCCTCCGGGCACGAGGTGCTCCTGCGGGTGATCGCCTCCGGCGTGTGCCACACCGACACCCACCTCCAGGAGGGCGGATACGACCTCGGCTCCCGCGGCTTCCTCGAGATGACGAGCCGCGGCATCGACTACCCCGCGGTGTTCGGCCACGAGGTCGTCGGGGAGGTCGTCGCCGTGGGCCCGGAGGCCGGCGGCATCGCCGTGGGCGACGTCCGGCTCGTGTACCCGTGGCTCGGCTGCGGCGAGTGCCCCCGCTGCCGCGCCGGCCAGGAGAACTACTGCCCGCACAGCCGCGCTCTGGGCGTCTACGCCTCGGGGGGCTTCGCCGAGCACATCACCGTCCCCGACCCGCGGTACCTCCTCGACATCGGCGACCTGCGGCCCGAGGCGGCCGCGACCCTCGCCTGCTCCGGCGTCACCGCGTACTCCGCGGTGTCCAAGGCGACCGTCTACACCGACCCCGACGATCCGGTCGTCGTCATCGGCGCCGGCGGGGTCGGCCTCATGGGAATCGCGATGCTCAAAGCCCTCGGGCACCGGAACATCGTCGCCGCCGACACGAACCCGGCCAGCCTCGACATCGCCGCCGGCATGGGGGCGACCGCCACAGTCGACACCTCCGGCCCGGACGCCGCCGCGCGGGTCTCCGAGGCCTGCGGGGGCCCGGCTCCGGCCGCCGTCGACTTCGTCAACACCGGGGACACCGTGGAGATCGCGTTCGAGGTGCTCGGCAAGGGCGGCACGCTCGTCCAGGTCGGGCTGTTCGGGGGTGAGTTCCGCCTGCCCACGGTGATGATGCCGCTCAAGATCCTCAGCCTCCAGGGCAGCTTCGTCGGGTCGCTCGCCGAACTCGCCGAGGTCGTCGAGCTCGCCCGCGCCGGCACGCTCCCCACCGTGCCCCTCATCCCCGGAGAGCTCTCCGCCGACGGCGTCAACGCCGGTTTCGACGGACTCCGCCGGGGCATCGTGCGCGGCCGCATGGTGCTCACCCCGGGCAGACCCGCATCCCCTGTTCCCCAGGACTCCTGA
- a CDS encoding IclR family transcriptional regulator codes for MSPTSRPVEALARGLKLLEALSRAESGTMTNSQLVRSTGLAPSTVSRLASTLMELGYLRTDPLSGAYALTPKNLRLGYSVLANMPFIGRTQAELADLTEATGLTSALAVPDGVHATFVSTAQARGTDAVPLAVGGRLPLSSTATGWCLLANLRGPVDGQALAAVENDMRQRGTDPAALRRTLEAIDPRLVRSHGTWKQDFVGFAAPVKSGREIYALTLIGTAHAGFDEETVVAHVLRTAERITD; via the coding sequence ATGTCTCCCACCTCGCGCCCGGTCGAAGCGCTGGCGCGGGGACTCAAGCTCCTCGAGGCGCTCTCCCGCGCCGAATCCGGCACGATGACGAACAGCCAGCTGGTGCGCAGCACCGGCCTCGCCCCCTCCACGGTGTCCCGCCTGGCCAGCACCCTCATGGAGCTCGGCTATCTGCGCACCGATCCGCTGTCCGGCGCCTATGCGCTCACCCCGAAGAACCTCCGCCTCGGCTATTCGGTGCTCGCGAACATGCCCTTCATCGGCCGCACCCAGGCCGAGCTCGCCGACCTCACCGAGGCCACCGGCCTGACCTCCGCGCTCGCCGTGCCGGACGGTGTGCACGCGACGTTCGTGTCGACCGCCCAGGCCCGCGGAACCGATGCCGTCCCGCTCGCCGTGGGCGGGCGCCTGCCGCTGTCGAGCACCGCGACCGGCTGGTGCCTGCTCGCCAATCTCCGCGGACCCGTCGACGGCCAGGCTCTCGCCGCAGTGGAGAACGACATGCGGCAGCGCGGCACCGACCCCGCAGCGCTGCGCCGGACCCTCGAGGCGATCGATCCGCGGCTGGTCCGCAGCCACGGGACATGGAAGCAGGACTTCGTCGGCTTCGCCGCCCCGGTGAAGTCCGGGCGCGAGATCTACGCACTCACCCTCATCGGCACCGCCCACGCGGGATTCGACGAGGAGACCGTCGTCGCGCACGTCCTCCGCACCGCCGAACGCATCACCGACTAG
- a CDS encoding gamma-glutamyltransferase family protein — protein sequence MKAPSPRIPQHRSMIVTPQPEATDAGAEVLAAGGNAVDAAVAAALVQGVVDPLMCGIGGMAIIQVATPDGRAHVLDGLGTSPQGVSEDMWAGRYLGLTTDGFGYRVAGFVNEAGAQAVLTPGARRAYGELHARFGSLPWADLVAPAIRCARDGWVVRPHTSTMFHQDERKYGRMNIGEKLGLTADGRRIYLGPDGAYPMIGDTIRNPELADTLIHISGRGAEDLYRGELASAVAASIESDGGFLRTADLAGYVVRSLDPLTHDYRGLRVSVPPAPAGGVQMLETLGILDRFDVGALDHNGPEHIRILVEAMKRALLDKERLWADPDTGPDDHSRLLAEESLAAAADHIRAGERLDLEALRPPVEASDPRDTTHLGVVDAAGLTVTMTHSLGNPSGYIPSGTGFMLNGGMSIFDPRPGRSNSIVPGSRRPTTMCPTIVFDGTEPVIAIGAPGASWITPAVAQGISNILDFGMTAQEAAMAPRIVATSNAIDISNRIPRRVQSALEARGYDVRRSPLSHAFAAVHAITRFDGVLAGGADPQRDGCAAGV from the coding sequence ATGAAGGCACCGTCGCCCCGCATCCCGCAGCACCGCTCCATGATCGTCACCCCGCAGCCGGAGGCCACCGACGCCGGCGCCGAGGTGCTTGCGGCCGGCGGCAACGCCGTCGACGCCGCGGTCGCCGCGGCTCTGGTCCAGGGTGTGGTCGACCCGCTCATGTGCGGGATCGGCGGCATGGCGATCATCCAGGTGGCCACTCCGGACGGCCGGGCGCACGTCCTCGACGGGCTCGGCACGAGCCCGCAGGGAGTCTCCGAGGACATGTGGGCCGGCCGGTACCTCGGCCTCACCACCGACGGCTTCGGCTACCGGGTGGCAGGCTTCGTCAACGAGGCGGGCGCCCAGGCGGTCCTCACACCCGGCGCGCGGCGCGCCTACGGCGAGCTCCACGCCCGGTTCGGGTCCCTGCCGTGGGCCGACCTGGTCGCCCCCGCCATCCGCTGTGCTCGCGACGGGTGGGTGGTCCGTCCGCACACCTCGACGATGTTCCACCAGGACGAGCGGAAGTACGGGCGGATGAACATCGGCGAGAAGCTCGGGCTCACCGCCGACGGCCGTCGGATCTACCTCGGTCCCGACGGCGCCTACCCCATGATCGGCGACACGATCCGCAATCCGGAGCTCGCCGACACCCTCATCCACATCAGCGGCCGGGGAGCCGAGGACCTCTACCGGGGCGAGCTCGCCTCCGCGGTGGCCGCCTCGATCGAGAGCGACGGCGGGTTCCTCCGCACGGCCGATCTCGCCGGATACGTCGTGCGGTCGCTCGACCCGCTCACCCACGACTACCGCGGTCTGCGGGTCTCCGTGCCGCCGGCACCGGCCGGCGGGGTGCAGATGCTCGAGACCCTCGGCATCCTCGACCGCTTCGACGTCGGCGCGCTCGATCACAACGGGCCCGAGCACATCCGGATCCTCGTCGAGGCGATGAAGCGCGCGCTGCTCGACAAGGAGAGGCTGTGGGCCGACCCGGATACGGGGCCCGACGACCATTCCCGCCTCCTGGCCGAGGAGTCCCTCGCCGCCGCGGCCGATCACATCCGCGCAGGTGAGCGGCTTGATCTCGAGGCGCTCAGACCGCCCGTCGAGGCAAGCGATCCCCGCGACACCACGCACCTCGGGGTGGTCGACGCCGCCGGCCTGACCGTGACGATGACCCACTCGCTCGGCAACCCCTCGGGATACATCCCGTCGGGCACCGGGTTCATGCTCAACGGCGGGATGAGCATCTTCGATCCGCGGCCCGGCCGCTCGAACTCGATCGTGCCGGGGAGTCGCCGCCCGACGACGATGTGCCCGACCATCGTGTTCGACGGCACCGAGCCGGTCATCGCCATCGGTGCTCCCGGTGCCTCCTGGATCACCCCGGCAGTGGCACAGGGGATCTCGAACATCCTCGACTTCGGGATGACTGCGCAGGAGGCGGCGATGGCTCCGCGGATCGTCGCGACGTCGAATGCCATCGACATTTCCAACCGGATCCCGCGCCGCGTGCAGTCGGCGCTCGAGGCGCGGGGGTACGACGTGCGGCGCTCACCGCTGAGCCACGCCTTCGCCGCCGTGCACGCGATCACCCGGTTCGATGGGGTGCTCGCCGGCGGGGCGGACCCGCAGCGGGACGGCTGCGCCGCCGGGGTGTGA
- a CDS encoding TetR/AcrR family transcriptional regulator, translating into MNTVNYSTSRATYRHGDLRRTLIGIGVELAADGGPDAVVLREAARRAGVSASAAYRHFANQKELLAEVRNEVLDLLARSIGSAVDRLPDAASARERLAAAGHAYFDFAVHHRDHFACLIDAVPLGSATVSTSHEDPLTLLRALVTAARADASAVAPQGRCDGATIHSEMRPDTVDDDHADPDTVDPDLVALWAPIHGAAVLCSVGALSRLPSSSHAACFEATLATALRGFLGPRH; encoded by the coding sequence GTGAACACCGTTAACTACTCGACGTCGCGGGCCACCTATCGGCATGGCGATCTGCGGAGGACGCTCATCGGGATCGGCGTGGAGCTCGCCGCGGACGGGGGGCCGGACGCGGTGGTCCTCCGTGAGGCCGCTCGCCGGGCGGGAGTGTCCGCCTCAGCGGCGTACCGCCATTTCGCGAACCAGAAGGAGCTCCTTGCGGAGGTGCGCAACGAGGTTCTCGATCTGCTCGCCCGGAGCATCGGTTCTGCTGTCGATCGCCTGCCCGACGCTGCGAGCGCGCGCGAGCGGCTCGCGGCGGCCGGGCACGCGTACTTCGATTTCGCGGTGCACCACCGCGACCACTTCGCGTGCCTCATCGATGCGGTGCCGCTGGGCAGCGCCACGGTGAGCACGAGCCACGAGGACCCGCTGACACTGCTCCGTGCGCTCGTCACGGCCGCCCGCGCCGATGCGAGCGCCGTCGCGCCGCAGGGAAGGTGCGACGGCGCGACGATCCACAGCGAGATGCGCCCGGACACGGTCGACGACGATCACGCTGATCCGGACACCGTCGATCCGGACCTCGTCGCACTGTGGGCCCCGATCCACGGCGCTGCAGTCCTCTGCAGCGTCGGTGCGCTCAGCCGGCTGCCGTCGAGTTCCCACGCGGCATGCTTCGAAGCCACCCTTGCCACGGCGCTCCGGGGATTCCTCGGTCCGCGGCACTGA